The Papaver somniferum cultivar HN1 chromosome 3, ASM357369v1, whole genome shotgun sequence genome includes a region encoding these proteins:
- the LOC113358148 gene encoding peptide chain release factor PrfB2, chloroplastic-like isoform X2, with product MGSHLLKNPKIKRTLFTSTFLSSISKSIHQIPHLTNNNSSDSTASTSSLGSSQNTRNPRWIHQNYLVSSLKIRSFSSQAVTDELQTTDGLTVDQITASQWPILDETEGDWRSHASAVAQSIQLIKKRLQWKKLVMRLQMLTMQLNKPDLWDDPVHAGKISREHGSLMGKMKEVNGFERELLEHIDMVKLAKEENDGELELESLKALLKMRRSAKEKELKAMLAGEHDPCSCFIEVQPGAGGTESMDWASMVMNMYKSWGQRRGYGVTVVDEMAGEVAGIKRATIKVDGEYAFGYAKAEVQINESDLRIERFRSGGAGGQHANTTDSAVRIVHIPTGVTATCQNERSQHQNKAMAMAVLQSRLDQLEMVRQAQMNAQHTQSLTDNSWGNQIRSYVLHSYRMVKDLRTNYEVSDPDSVLDGDLDDFILSYLSASMDKDEDDMC from the exons ATGGGATCTCATCTGCTGAAaaacccaaaaataaaaagaacccTTTTTACATCTACTTTCCTTTCTTCGATTTCGAAATCAATTCACCAAATTCCCCATTTAACAAATAACAATTCATCAGATTCGACAGCTAGTACCAGTAGTCTTGGAAGTTCACAGAACACAAGAAACCCTAGATGGATACATCAAAATTATCTAGTTTCATCATTAAAAATTCGATCTTTTAGTTCCCAAGCTGTTACTGATGAACTTCAAACCACTGATGGTTTAACAGTTGATCAAATCACTGCTAGTCAATGGCCAATACTTGATGAAACAGAAGGTGATTGGAGAAGTCATGCTTCTGCTGTTGCTCAATCTATTCAGTTGATCAAAAAGCGTTTACAG TGGAAGAAGTTAGTGATGAGGCTGCAAATGCTGACAATGCAGTTGAATAAACCTGACCTTTGGGACGATCCTGTTCATGCTGGGAAGATTAGCCGTGAACATGGTTCACTTATGGGTAAAATGAAAGAAGTGAATGGATTTGAGAGAGAATTGCTTGAGCACATCGATATGGTGAAACTTGCCAAGGAAGAGAATGATGGAGAGTTGGAATTG GAATCCTTAAAAGCTTTACTTAAAATGAGAAGAAGTGCGAAAGAGAAAGAGCTCAAAGCTATGTTAGCTGGGGAGCATGATCCATGCTCATGTTTTATAGAG GTTCAACCAGGAGCTGGTGGTACAGAAAGCATGGATTGGGCTTCAATGGTCATGAACATGTATAAGAGTTGGGGTCAGCGTCGTGGATATGGAGTCACAGTGGTAGATGAAATGGCTGGTGAGGTTGCAGGAATCAAG CGGGCAACAATTAAAGTAGATGGTGAATATGCTTTTGGATACGCCAAAGCAGAA GTTCAAATAAATGAGTCTGATCTCCGGATTGAGCGATTTCGTTCTGGGGGAGCTGGTGGTCAACATGCTAACACAACTGATAGTGCCGTCCGAATAGTTCACATTCCAACAGGAGTCACTGCCACTTGTCAAAACGAGAG GTCACAACATCAAAACAAGGCAATGGCGATGGCTGTACTTCAATCCCGATTAGACCAGCTTGAGATGGTTCGACAGGCTCAGATGAATGCGCAGCATACACAGTCCCTTACAGATAACAGTTGGGGCAACCAGATACGGAGTTATGTTCTACAT TCTTACCGCATGGTCAAGGACCTAAGAACAAACTATGAAGTTTCAGACCCTGACTCGGTTCTCGATGGGGATCTTGACGACTTCATATTAAGCTACTTATCTGCTTCCATGGACAAAGATGAAGATGATATGTGTTAA
- the LOC113358148 gene encoding peptide chain release factor PrfB2, chloroplastic-like isoform X1, protein MGSHLLKNPKIKRTLFTSTFLSSISKSIHQIPHLTNNNSSDSTASTSSLGSSQNTRNPRWIHQNYLVSSLKIRSFSSQAVTDELQTTDGLTVDQITASQWPILDETEGDWRSHASAVAQSIQLIKKRLQWKKLVMRLQMLTMQLNKPDLWDDPVHAGKISREHGSLMGKMKEVNGFERELLEHIDMVKLAKEENDGELELESLKALLKMRRSAKEKELKAMLAGEHDPCSCFIEVQPGAGGTESMDWASMVMNMYKSWGQRRGYGVTVVDEMAGEVAGIKRATIKVDGEYAFGYAKAEVGTHRLVRISPFDSGKRRHTSFAAVAVTPILGDVSAQVQINESDLRIERFRSGGAGGQHANTTDSAVRIVHIPTGVTATCQNERSQHQNKAMAMAVLQSRLDQLEMVRQAQMNAQHTQSLTDNSWGNQIRSYVLHSYRMVKDLRTNYEVSDPDSVLDGDLDDFILSYLSASMDKDEDDMC, encoded by the exons ATGGGATCTCATCTGCTGAAaaacccaaaaataaaaagaacccTTTTTACATCTACTTTCCTTTCTTCGATTTCGAAATCAATTCACCAAATTCCCCATTTAACAAATAACAATTCATCAGATTCGACAGCTAGTACCAGTAGTCTTGGAAGTTCACAGAACACAAGAAACCCTAGATGGATACATCAAAATTATCTAGTTTCATCATTAAAAATTCGATCTTTTAGTTCCCAAGCTGTTACTGATGAACTTCAAACCACTGATGGTTTAACAGTTGATCAAATCACTGCTAGTCAATGGCCAATACTTGATGAAACAGAAGGTGATTGGAGAAGTCATGCTTCTGCTGTTGCTCAATCTATTCAGTTGATCAAAAAGCGTTTACAG TGGAAGAAGTTAGTGATGAGGCTGCAAATGCTGACAATGCAGTTGAATAAACCTGACCTTTGGGACGATCCTGTTCATGCTGGGAAGATTAGCCGTGAACATGGTTCACTTATGGGTAAAATGAAAGAAGTGAATGGATTTGAGAGAGAATTGCTTGAGCACATCGATATGGTGAAACTTGCCAAGGAAGAGAATGATGGAGAGTTGGAATTG GAATCCTTAAAAGCTTTACTTAAAATGAGAAGAAGTGCGAAAGAGAAAGAGCTCAAAGCTATGTTAGCTGGGGAGCATGATCCATGCTCATGTTTTATAGAG GTTCAACCAGGAGCTGGTGGTACAGAAAGCATGGATTGGGCTTCAATGGTCATGAACATGTATAAGAGTTGGGGTCAGCGTCGTGGATATGGAGTCACAGTGGTAGATGAAATGGCTGGTGAGGTTGCAGGAATCAAG CGGGCAACAATTAAAGTAGATGGTGAATATGCTTTTGGATACGCCAAAGCAGAAGTAGGTACACACAGATTGGTGCGCATTTCACCTTTTGACAGTGGGAAACGCCGGCACACTTCTTTCGCTGCTGTGGCTGTAACTCCTATCTTGGGTGATGTATCGGCACAGGTTCAAATAAATGAGTCTGATCTCCGGATTGAGCGATTTCGTTCTGGGGGAGCTGGTGGTCAACATGCTAACACAACTGATAGTGCCGTCCGAATAGTTCACATTCCAACAGGAGTCACTGCCACTTGTCAAAACGAGAG GTCACAACATCAAAACAAGGCAATGGCGATGGCTGTACTTCAATCCCGATTAGACCAGCTTGAGATGGTTCGACAGGCTCAGATGAATGCGCAGCATACACAGTCCCTTACAGATAACAGTTGGGGCAACCAGATACGGAGTTATGTTCTACAT TCTTACCGCATGGTCAAGGACCTAAGAACAAACTATGAAGTTTCAGACCCTGACTCGGTTCTCGATGGGGATCTTGACGACTTCATATTAAGCTACTTATCTGCTTCCATGGACAAAGATGAAGATGATATGTGTTAA